A window of the Diospyros lotus cultivar Yz01 unplaced genomic scaffold, ASM1463336v1 superscaf1, whole genome shotgun sequence genome harbors these coding sequences:
- the LOC127793195 gene encoding la-related protein 6A isoform X1, which yields MEDAAACPSAAPPSPPRDSGLLPVGSPEIADFHLEEEEAEEVPPSPEEHQPSQNPTLADDLPHKIIKQVEYYFSDENPMVEQFILKYATKDEGGFVPIAAIASFKTMRKITRDRSLIVAALKESSLLVVSPDGKSVRRLQPLPVSDAKDQVLCTVLVENLPEDHSIENMQRIFGAAGNIKNVCIRDPNVARESEKQTITEKLLNVNLKDVCIHDPNAPRKSRPQMIAEKLLTVRLHAFVEYETVDAAEKAVAMLNNEQDWRHGMRVKLLKRVGKKKKALRDAESEKDSHAQALDSAGDEANHYPSELHDDKHDEEDGERDHPSKDKNGNKGRNRRRGRQHNSRGINGQGHGAVSSSHGIEASRPPPGPRMPDGTRGFTMGRGRPLASNPS from the exons ATGGAAGACGCTGCCGCCTGCCCTTCCGCCGCGCCACCATCTCCCCCGCGCGATTCCGGCTTGTTACCCGTCGGCTCGCCCGAGATCGCCGACTTccacttggaagaagaagaagccgaAGAAGTACCTCCTTCCCCCGAGGAGCATCAGCCCTCCCAAAACCCTACCCTCGCAGATGATCTCCCTCACAAGATCATTAAGCAG GTGGAATATTACTTCAGTGATGAGAATCCAATGGTTGAGcagtttattttgaaatatgcaaCCAAAGATGAGGGAGGGTTTG TGCCAATTGCTGCTATTGCATCGTTTAAGACAATGAGAAAGATTACTCGAGACAGGTCATTGATAGTGGCTGCACTGAAGGAATCTTCTTTACTT GTTGTATCTCCTGATGGCAAGAGTGTGAGACGACTGCAGCCTCTACCAGTCTCTGATGCTAAGGATCAAGTg TTATGCACTGTGCTGGTGGAAAATCTACCAGAAGATCATTCCATAGAAAATATGCAGAGAATATTTGGTGCAGCTGGCAA cATAAAGAATGTTTGTATCCGTGATCCAAATGTTGCAAGAGAGTCGGAAAAACAGACAATTACAGAGAAGCTGTTAAATGTCAA CTTGAAGGATGTTTGCATCCATGATCCAAATGCTCCAAGAAAGTCGAGACCACAGATGATTGCTGAGAAGCTGCTAACTGTAAGG TTGCATGCTTTTGTTGAGTATGAAACTGTGGATGCTGCTGAGAAAGCT GTGGCCATGTTAAATAATGAACAAGATTGGAGACATGGGATGCGGGTGAAGCTTCTCAAGCGAGTG ggaaagaagaagaaagcctTGCGGGATGCAGAATCTGAGAAGGATAGCCATGCCCAAGCACTTGATTCAGCAGGAGATGAGGCAAACCATTACCCTAGTGAGCTCCACGACGACAAGCATGATGAAGAG GATGGGGAAAGGGACCATCCATCGAAGGACAAAAATGGCAACAAGGGTCGAAACCGAAGGCGTGGAAGGCAACATAACTCTCGGGGCATTAATGGACAGG GCCATGGAGCAGTTTCTTCTAGTCATGGTATCGAGGCCTCAAGGCCACCACCAGGCCCCAGAATGCCTGATGGAACGAGAGGATTTACGATGGGGCGAGGTCGGCCTCTAGCCTCCAATCCTAGTTAG
- the LOC127793195 gene encoding la-related protein 6A isoform X2, protein MEDAAACPSAAPPSPPRDSGLLPVGSPEIADFHLEEEEAEEVPPSPEEHQPSQNPTLADDLPHKIIKQVEYYFSDENPMVEQFILKYATKDEGGFVPIAAIASFKTMRKITRDRSLIVAALKESSLLVVSPDGKSVRRLQPLPVSDAKDQVLCTVLVENLPEDHSIENMQRIFGAAGNIKNVCIRDPNVARESEKQTITEKLLNVNLKDVCIHDPNAPRKSRPQMIAEKLLTVRLHAFVEYETVDAAEKAVAMLNNEQDWRHGMRVKLLKRVGKKKKALRDAESEKDSHAQALDSAGDEANHYPSELHDDKHDEEYRMGKGTIHRRTKMATRVETEGVEGNITLGALMDRAMEQFLLVMVSRPQGHHQAPECLMEREDLRWGEVGL, encoded by the exons ATGGAAGACGCTGCCGCCTGCCCTTCCGCCGCGCCACCATCTCCCCCGCGCGATTCCGGCTTGTTACCCGTCGGCTCGCCCGAGATCGCCGACTTccacttggaagaagaagaagccgaAGAAGTACCTCCTTCCCCCGAGGAGCATCAGCCCTCCCAAAACCCTACCCTCGCAGATGATCTCCCTCACAAGATCATTAAGCAG GTGGAATATTACTTCAGTGATGAGAATCCAATGGTTGAGcagtttattttgaaatatgcaaCCAAAGATGAGGGAGGGTTTG TGCCAATTGCTGCTATTGCATCGTTTAAGACAATGAGAAAGATTACTCGAGACAGGTCATTGATAGTGGCTGCACTGAAGGAATCTTCTTTACTT GTTGTATCTCCTGATGGCAAGAGTGTGAGACGACTGCAGCCTCTACCAGTCTCTGATGCTAAGGATCAAGTg TTATGCACTGTGCTGGTGGAAAATCTACCAGAAGATCATTCCATAGAAAATATGCAGAGAATATTTGGTGCAGCTGGCAA cATAAAGAATGTTTGTATCCGTGATCCAAATGTTGCAAGAGAGTCGGAAAAACAGACAATTACAGAGAAGCTGTTAAATGTCAA CTTGAAGGATGTTTGCATCCATGATCCAAATGCTCCAAGAAAGTCGAGACCACAGATGATTGCTGAGAAGCTGCTAACTGTAAGG TTGCATGCTTTTGTTGAGTATGAAACTGTGGATGCTGCTGAGAAAGCT GTGGCCATGTTAAATAATGAACAAGATTGGAGACATGGGATGCGGGTGAAGCTTCTCAAGCGAGTG ggaaagaagaagaaagcctTGCGGGATGCAGAATCTGAGAAGGATAGCCATGCCCAAGCACTTGATTCAGCAGGAGATGAGGCAAACCATTACCCTAGTGAGCTCCACGACGACAAGCATGATGAAGAG TACAGGATGGGGAAAGGGACCATCCATCGAAGGACAAAAATGGCAACAAGGGTCGAAACCGAAGGCGTGGAAGGCAACATAACTCTCGGGGCATTAATGGACAGG GCCATGGAGCAGTTTCTTCTAGTCATGGTATCGAGGCCTCAAGGCCACCACCAGGCCCCAGAATGCCTGATGGAACGAGAGGATTTACGATGGGGCGAGGTCGGCCTCTAG